The proteins below are encoded in one region of Festucalex cinctus isolate MCC-2025b chromosome 2, RoL_Fcin_1.0, whole genome shotgun sequence:
- the tmem237b gene encoding transmembrane protein 237B isoform X1 — translation MLKRQWLFFRLICASKTVRPRALPPLPQRGQRALPTEPSEDSTEVPKPKKKRVRKETNGVADTEEHGMEMEGRSSRRTSEISDHLSLEPMTDAPPQRRKKKKKTTTTGCYLEDDQADLVNGDAVDQTTDEELVKKPKKKKKSKLVESSIPDELDVEEDDIITDMTARIPQHSLFSAPQGQSQPMGKVFVERNKRFQAADPSDWRKTSDQMEKLNDFQPMEPRWTTRDVSISVHKNFRIFALYCHGFLAGFAVWNVVVVFVLAGRHLTALSNLLEQYHCLAYPSQSLLYMLLAISTVAAFDRVNLAKSSMALQELVTLDPVALASFLYFSALVLSLSQQMTSDRINLYPDPNATLWLPGSDHQILHSWVTVNLVVALLVGLAWFFISVRSETDYTENYLISMQIESPKVDNKSEMSA, via the exons ATGCTGAAGCGACAATGGTTGTTTTTTAGGTTAATATGTGCAAGCAAG ACAGTGCGACCAAGGGCGCTCCCGCCTCTGCCGCAG cGAGGTCAAAGGGCACTCCCCACAGAGCCAAG TGAAGACTCAACTG AGGTGCCCAAGCCTAAGAAGAAAAGGGTGAGAAAAGAGACAAATGGCGTGGCTGACACAGAAG AACATGGAATGGAGATGGAAGGCCGGAGCAGCAGAAGGACCTCTGAGATCAGTGACCATCTTTCACTTGAACCGATGACAGACGCACCCCCtcagaggaggaagaagaagaaaaagacaaCAACTACAGGTTGTT ATCTTGAAGATGACCAAGCTGACCTGGTGAACGGAGATGCAGTGGATCAGACCACCGACGAAGAACTAGTTAAAAAACCCAAAAAGAAGAA GAAGTCAAAACTTGTGGAATCCTCAATTCCTGATGAATTGGATGTCGAAgaggatgacatcatcacagaCATGACGGCTCGTATACCGCAGCATTCCCTGTTCTCGGCCCCACAAGGACAGAGTCAGCCCATGGGAAAAGTCTTTGTAGAGCGGAACA AGCGCTTCCAGGCAGCAGACCCGTCAGACTGGAGGAAGACCAGTGACCAGATGGAAAAGCTGAACGATTTCCAGCCCATGGAACCTCGCTGGACCACCAGAGATGTTTCTATCTCGGTGCACAAGAACTTCAG GATTTTCGCTCTATACTGTCACGGCTTCCTGGCAGGATTTGCAGTGTGGAACGTCGTTGTGGTGTTCGTGTTAGCTGGGCGGCATCTCACAGCTTTGTCCAACCTGCTGGAGCAGTACCACTGCCTGGCTTACCCGTCGCAGTCTCTTCTTTACATGCTGCTGGCCATCAGCACCGTGGCTGCTTTTGACAG AGTAAATCTGGCGAAGAGCTCCATGGCGCTGCAGGAGCTGGTCACACTGGACCCAGTGGCTCTTGCTTCATTCT TGTATTTCTCAGCGTTGGTTCTGTCCCTCAGCCAGCAAATGACAAGTGATCGCATCAACCTCTACCCAGATCCCAACGCAACATTATG GTTACCAGGGTCCGACCATCAAATTCTCCACTCTTGGGTGACAGTCAACCTTGTTGTGGCGCTGTTGGTGGGCCTGGCCTGGTTCTTCATCTCTGTCAGATCTGAGACGGACTACACTGAAA ACTATCTGATTTCCATGCAAATTGAGTCCCCCAAGGTAGACAACAAATCAGAAATGAGCGCCTGA
- the tmem237b gene encoding transmembrane protein 237B isoform X2, whose protein sequence is MLKRQWLFFRLICASKTVRPRALPPLPQRGQRALPTEPSEDSTEVPKPKKKRVRKETNGVADTEEHGMEMEGRSSRRTSEISDHLSLEPMTDAPPQRRKKKKKTTTTDLEDDQADLVNGDAVDQTTDEELVKKPKKKKKSKLVESSIPDELDVEEDDIITDMTARIPQHSLFSAPQGQSQPMGKVFVERNKRFQAADPSDWRKTSDQMEKLNDFQPMEPRWTTRDVSISVHKNFRIFALYCHGFLAGFAVWNVVVVFVLAGRHLTALSNLLEQYHCLAYPSQSLLYMLLAISTVAAFDRVNLAKSSMALQELVTLDPVALASFLYFSALVLSLSQQMTSDRINLYPDPNATLWLPGSDHQILHSWVTVNLVVALLVGLAWFFISVRSETDYTENYLISMQIESPKVDNKSEMSA, encoded by the exons ATGCTGAAGCGACAATGGTTGTTTTTTAGGTTAATATGTGCAAGCAAG ACAGTGCGACCAAGGGCGCTCCCGCCTCTGCCGCAG cGAGGTCAAAGGGCACTCCCCACAGAGCCAAG TGAAGACTCAACTG AGGTGCCCAAGCCTAAGAAGAAAAGGGTGAGAAAAGAGACAAATGGCGTGGCTGACACAGAAG AACATGGAATGGAGATGGAAGGCCGGAGCAGCAGAAGGACCTCTGAGATCAGTGACCATCTTTCACTTGAACCGATGACAGACGCACCCCCtcagaggaggaagaagaagaaaaagacaaCAACTACAG ATCTTGAAGATGACCAAGCTGACCTGGTGAACGGAGATGCAGTGGATCAGACCACCGACGAAGAACTAGTTAAAAAACCCAAAAAGAAGAA GAAGTCAAAACTTGTGGAATCCTCAATTCCTGATGAATTGGATGTCGAAgaggatgacatcatcacagaCATGACGGCTCGTATACCGCAGCATTCCCTGTTCTCGGCCCCACAAGGACAGAGTCAGCCCATGGGAAAAGTCTTTGTAGAGCGGAACA AGCGCTTCCAGGCAGCAGACCCGTCAGACTGGAGGAAGACCAGTGACCAGATGGAAAAGCTGAACGATTTCCAGCCCATGGAACCTCGCTGGACCACCAGAGATGTTTCTATCTCGGTGCACAAGAACTTCAG GATTTTCGCTCTATACTGTCACGGCTTCCTGGCAGGATTTGCAGTGTGGAACGTCGTTGTGGTGTTCGTGTTAGCTGGGCGGCATCTCACAGCTTTGTCCAACCTGCTGGAGCAGTACCACTGCCTGGCTTACCCGTCGCAGTCTCTTCTTTACATGCTGCTGGCCATCAGCACCGTGGCTGCTTTTGACAG AGTAAATCTGGCGAAGAGCTCCATGGCGCTGCAGGAGCTGGTCACACTGGACCCAGTGGCTCTTGCTTCATTCT TGTATTTCTCAGCGTTGGTTCTGTCCCTCAGCCAGCAAATGACAAGTGATCGCATCAACCTCTACCCAGATCCCAACGCAACATTATG GTTACCAGGGTCCGACCATCAAATTCTCCACTCTTGGGTGACAGTCAACCTTGTTGTGGCGCTGTTGGTGGGCCTGGCCTGGTTCTTCATCTCTGTCAGATCTGAGACGGACTACACTGAAA ACTATCTGATTTCCATGCAAATTGAGTCCCCCAAGGTAGACAACAAATCAGAAATGAGCGCCTGA
- the tmem237b gene encoding transmembrane protein 237B isoform X4: MARKMPRGQRALPTEPSEDSTEVPKPKKKRVRKETNGVADTEEHGMEMEGRSSRRTSEISDHLSLEPMTDAPPQRRKKKKKTTTTGCYLEDDQADLVNGDAVDQTTDEELVKKPKKKKKSKLVESSIPDELDVEEDDIITDMTARIPQHSLFSAPQGQSQPMGKVFVERNKRFQAADPSDWRKTSDQMEKLNDFQPMEPRWTTRDVSISVHKNFRIFALYCHGFLAGFAVWNVVVVFVLAGRHLTALSNLLEQYHCLAYPSQSLLYMLLAISTVAAFDRVNLAKSSMALQELVTLDPVALASFLYFSALVLSLSQQMTSDRINLYPDPNATLWLPGSDHQILHSWVTVNLVVALLVGLAWFFISVRSETDYTENYLISMQIESPKVDNKSEMSA; encoded by the exons ATGGCCAGAAAGATGCCG cGAGGTCAAAGGGCACTCCCCACAGAGCCAAG TGAAGACTCAACTG AGGTGCCCAAGCCTAAGAAGAAAAGGGTGAGAAAAGAGACAAATGGCGTGGCTGACACAGAAG AACATGGAATGGAGATGGAAGGCCGGAGCAGCAGAAGGACCTCTGAGATCAGTGACCATCTTTCACTTGAACCGATGACAGACGCACCCCCtcagaggaggaagaagaagaaaaagacaaCAACTACAGGTTGTT ATCTTGAAGATGACCAAGCTGACCTGGTGAACGGAGATGCAGTGGATCAGACCACCGACGAAGAACTAGTTAAAAAACCCAAAAAGAAGAA GAAGTCAAAACTTGTGGAATCCTCAATTCCTGATGAATTGGATGTCGAAgaggatgacatcatcacagaCATGACGGCTCGTATACCGCAGCATTCCCTGTTCTCGGCCCCACAAGGACAGAGTCAGCCCATGGGAAAAGTCTTTGTAGAGCGGAACA AGCGCTTCCAGGCAGCAGACCCGTCAGACTGGAGGAAGACCAGTGACCAGATGGAAAAGCTGAACGATTTCCAGCCCATGGAACCTCGCTGGACCACCAGAGATGTTTCTATCTCGGTGCACAAGAACTTCAG GATTTTCGCTCTATACTGTCACGGCTTCCTGGCAGGATTTGCAGTGTGGAACGTCGTTGTGGTGTTCGTGTTAGCTGGGCGGCATCTCACAGCTTTGTCCAACCTGCTGGAGCAGTACCACTGCCTGGCTTACCCGTCGCAGTCTCTTCTTTACATGCTGCTGGCCATCAGCACCGTGGCTGCTTTTGACAG AGTAAATCTGGCGAAGAGCTCCATGGCGCTGCAGGAGCTGGTCACACTGGACCCAGTGGCTCTTGCTTCATTCT TGTATTTCTCAGCGTTGGTTCTGTCCCTCAGCCAGCAAATGACAAGTGATCGCATCAACCTCTACCCAGATCCCAACGCAACATTATG GTTACCAGGGTCCGACCATCAAATTCTCCACTCTTGGGTGACAGTCAACCTTGTTGTGGCGCTGTTGGTGGGCCTGGCCTGGTTCTTCATCTCTGTCAGATCTGAGACGGACTACACTGAAA ACTATCTGATTTCCATGCAAATTGAGTCCCCCAAGGTAGACAACAAATCAGAAATGAGCGCCTGA
- the tmem237b gene encoding transmembrane protein 237B isoform X3 has translation MDKGLSKTVRPRALPPLPQRGQRALPTEPSEDSTEVPKPKKKRVRKETNGVADTEEHGMEMEGRSSRRTSEISDHLSLEPMTDAPPQRRKKKKKTTTTGCYLEDDQADLVNGDAVDQTTDEELVKKPKKKKKSKLVESSIPDELDVEEDDIITDMTARIPQHSLFSAPQGQSQPMGKVFVERNKRFQAADPSDWRKTSDQMEKLNDFQPMEPRWTTRDVSISVHKNFRIFALYCHGFLAGFAVWNVVVVFVLAGRHLTALSNLLEQYHCLAYPSQSLLYMLLAISTVAAFDRVNLAKSSMALQELVTLDPVALASFLYFSALVLSLSQQMTSDRINLYPDPNATLWLPGSDHQILHSWVTVNLVVALLVGLAWFFISVRSETDYTENYLISMQIESPKVDNKSEMSA, from the exons ATGGACAAAGGGCTCTCCAAG ACAGTGCGACCAAGGGCGCTCCCGCCTCTGCCGCAG cGAGGTCAAAGGGCACTCCCCACAGAGCCAAG TGAAGACTCAACTG AGGTGCCCAAGCCTAAGAAGAAAAGGGTGAGAAAAGAGACAAATGGCGTGGCTGACACAGAAG AACATGGAATGGAGATGGAAGGCCGGAGCAGCAGAAGGACCTCTGAGATCAGTGACCATCTTTCACTTGAACCGATGACAGACGCACCCCCtcagaggaggaagaagaagaaaaagacaaCAACTACAGGTTGTT ATCTTGAAGATGACCAAGCTGACCTGGTGAACGGAGATGCAGTGGATCAGACCACCGACGAAGAACTAGTTAAAAAACCCAAAAAGAAGAA GAAGTCAAAACTTGTGGAATCCTCAATTCCTGATGAATTGGATGTCGAAgaggatgacatcatcacagaCATGACGGCTCGTATACCGCAGCATTCCCTGTTCTCGGCCCCACAAGGACAGAGTCAGCCCATGGGAAAAGTCTTTGTAGAGCGGAACA AGCGCTTCCAGGCAGCAGACCCGTCAGACTGGAGGAAGACCAGTGACCAGATGGAAAAGCTGAACGATTTCCAGCCCATGGAACCTCGCTGGACCACCAGAGATGTTTCTATCTCGGTGCACAAGAACTTCAG GATTTTCGCTCTATACTGTCACGGCTTCCTGGCAGGATTTGCAGTGTGGAACGTCGTTGTGGTGTTCGTGTTAGCTGGGCGGCATCTCACAGCTTTGTCCAACCTGCTGGAGCAGTACCACTGCCTGGCTTACCCGTCGCAGTCTCTTCTTTACATGCTGCTGGCCATCAGCACCGTGGCTGCTTTTGACAG AGTAAATCTGGCGAAGAGCTCCATGGCGCTGCAGGAGCTGGTCACACTGGACCCAGTGGCTCTTGCTTCATTCT TGTATTTCTCAGCGTTGGTTCTGTCCCTCAGCCAGCAAATGACAAGTGATCGCATCAACCTCTACCCAGATCCCAACGCAACATTATG GTTACCAGGGTCCGACCATCAAATTCTCCACTCTTGGGTGACAGTCAACCTTGTTGTGGCGCTGTTGGTGGGCCTGGCCTGGTTCTTCATCTCTGTCAGATCTGAGACGGACTACACTGAAA ACTATCTGATTTCCATGCAAATTGAGTCCCCCAAGGTAGACAACAAATCAGAAATGAGCGCCTGA